In Acaryochloris marina S15, a single genomic region encodes these proteins:
- a CDS encoding response regulator: MFKLLRYYSVTSFIAFVVAILALNQYTRDRAIQSLVKVSETKNIALTQSFANTLWKTYGPFLGNTQSLSTKELKSHPQTLKLTEEIETWAQALPILKIKVFDTEGRTVFSTSTKQIGQDKRQSKGFQIAIKGQARSLLNHRDTFTGMQGRVSDRNLLSSYLPLRPSGPKGKIEGVFELYTDVTPLMAQVETTQRNILWGTSGVLAILYGVLFVIVYRGDRIIQEKHAAATAAARAKDDFLAMMSHEIRTPMNGVIGMTGLLLDTTLTAQQQEFTETIRKSGDSLLTLINDILDFSKIEAGKLDLEHQAFNLRVCVEDALELVASRVGPKDIELAGVIQTDVPKAILGDVTRLRQILVNLLGNAIKFTSSGEVVVSVTAQSIATDSSKYELCFAVRDTGMGIPLERQDRLFKSFSQVDSSTTREFGGTGLGLAICKRLSELMGGRIWVESAEGQGSTFAFTIQAAETEDTTELLQTLPTATLIDKRVLIVDDNDTNRRVLTLQTEAWKMRPQVAASGYEALGLLEHAGPFDLAILDMQMPEMDGLTLAQKIRSHDRGKDFPLVMLTSIGQSPNLASHKALFSAWLNKPVKQSQLYNALVKSLTGNEVQPQKSTTPQLDTEMAVRHPLRLLLAEDNPVNQKLAVLILGKMGYRPDVVGNGLEVLQALKRQPYDAILMDVHMPEMDGLEATAHICQSGAPTERPRIIAMTANAMQGDRETCLQAGMDDYVTKPINIKELIAALEKCEPQPMAKTSV; encoded by the coding sequence GTGTTTAAGCTACTTCGCTACTACTCCGTCACCAGTTTCATCGCTTTTGTGGTGGCCATTCTGGCACTGAATCAATACACCCGAGATCGCGCTATCCAAAGCCTCGTGAAGGTTAGTGAAACCAAGAATATTGCCCTAACCCAGTCTTTTGCCAATACCTTATGGAAGACCTATGGGCCTTTTTTAGGCAATACCCAGTCTTTGAGTACAAAAGAGCTGAAATCCCATCCCCAAACTTTAAAGCTGACGGAAGAGATCGAGACCTGGGCCCAGGCATTACCCATCTTGAAAATTAAGGTCTTTGATACAGAGGGCCGCACTGTTTTTTCCACTAGTACGAAGCAAATTGGCCAAGATAAACGTCAATCCAAAGGGTTTCAGATTGCGATTAAGGGCCAAGCCCGCTCTTTGCTCAACCATCGAGATACGTTTACGGGCATGCAGGGTCGAGTGAGCGATCGCAACCTCCTCTCCAGCTATCTTCCCCTGCGTCCATCTGGGCCGAAGGGCAAGATCGAAGGGGTATTTGAGCTATATACCGATGTCACGCCTTTAATGGCTCAGGTGGAAACGACCCAACGTAATATTTTGTGGGGTACCAGTGGGGTATTGGCTATCCTGTACGGCGTATTGTTTGTCATTGTGTATCGAGGCGATCGCATTATCCAAGAGAAGCATGCCGCAGCCACCGCAGCCGCCCGAGCCAAAGACGACTTCCTCGCCATGATGAGTCACGAAATTCGCACGCCCATGAATGGGGTGATTGGCATGACGGGTTTGTTGCTAGATACAACGTTAACGGCTCAACAGCAAGAATTTACAGAAACCATCCGCAAAAGCGGGGACAGCCTCCTAACCCTGATCAATGACATTCTAGATTTCTCCAAAATTGAAGCGGGCAAGCTGGACTTAGAACATCAGGCCTTTAATTTGCGAGTGTGTGTCGAAGACGCATTGGAGCTAGTCGCCTCTCGGGTCGGTCCTAAAGACATTGAGTTAGCCGGGGTTATTCAAACTGATGTGCCCAAGGCCATTTTGGGAGACGTGACTCGCCTACGTCAGATTTTAGTGAACCTACTGGGGAATGCCATTAAGTTCACCTCATCAGGGGAAGTAGTGGTGAGCGTTACAGCCCAATCGATTGCCACAGATTCATCCAAATATGAGCTGTGTTTTGCCGTCCGGGATACGGGCATGGGCATTCCCCTAGAGCGCCAAGATCGCCTGTTTAAATCCTTTAGTCAGGTGGATTCCTCTACGACTCGCGAATTTGGAGGGACCGGACTGGGGCTCGCAATCTGTAAGCGGTTAAGCGAGCTTATGGGGGGACGAATTTGGGTCGAAAGTGCGGAAGGTCAAGGGTCTACCTTTGCCTTTACCATTCAGGCCGCCGAAACAGAAGACACAACGGAGTTGCTCCAAACCTTACCCACAGCCACCTTAATCGATAAACGGGTGCTGATTGTAGATGACAATGATACGAATCGGCGGGTTCTCACCCTCCAAACAGAAGCCTGGAAAATGCGGCCCCAAGTGGCAGCCTCTGGATACGAAGCGTTAGGGCTACTGGAACATGCAGGTCCCTTTGATCTGGCCATTTTGGATATGCAAATGCCCGAAATGGATGGTCTGACCTTGGCTCAGAAAATCCGCAGTCATGATCGGGGAAAAGACTTTCCCTTAGTGATGTTGACGTCGATTGGTCAATCACCGAATTTAGCCAGCCACAAGGCACTATTTTCAGCTTGGCTCAACAAGCCTGTGAAGCAATCCCAGCTCTATAATGCCCTGGTAAAATCTTTGACCGGCAACGAGGTCCAACCGCAAAAATCCACAACACCACAGCTAGATACCGAGATGGCGGTTCGACATCCCTTGAGGCTTTTGCTAGCGGAAGATAACCCTGTGAACCAGAAACTGGCGGTCCTGATTTTAGGCAAAATGGGATATCGCCCTGATGTAGTAGGAAACGGATTGGAGGTGTTGCAGGCCCTGAAACGCCAGCCCTATGACGCCATTCTGATGGATGTGCATATGCCTGAGATGGATGGCTTAGAAGCGACTGCTCATATTTGCCAGTCTGGGGCGCCAACAGAGCGGCCTCGAATTATTGCCATGACCGCCAATGCCATGCAGGGCGATCGCGAAACATGTTTGCAGGCTGGCATGGATGACTATGTCACCAAACCCATTAATATCAAGGAATTGATCGCTGCCTTAGAAAAATGTGAACCCCAGCCGATGGCCAAAACCTCTGTATAA